Genomic segment of Arachis hypogaea cultivar Tifrunner chromosome 11, arahy.Tifrunner.gnm2.J5K5, whole genome shotgun sequence:
TCTGATTTGTGTCATTCAGACAACATGTCTCCCATATAGCGGACCGCGCTTCATTTTTGCTCTCTATCACTCGTTCTCTCTTTTTCACATCTTTTTATCATTGAATATTCACTCTTACATATTCTCATCTCACTTTGAATATTCTCTTCTTCAAACCtccaagaaaaagaaaggaacttCAGTCACCTCTTTCTTACACCGGCAAGAAGAAACCAACAATGTCGAAGAGACCTAAAATAAAAGATGTTGATCGTTATGAACTTTTCATtgttaattattctaataatgtaagtaagtattttttttagttttataatttaataaaaataataatgataatattatagaTAATATTGTTTATAACAATTAAATGATAGTATTATAACATAACATATTGTATTTAGATGTTATGTATTACTGAATTTAGGTAATGTTGTTGATATGATATAGTGTATACACTAGGGAATATATTTTTGGGTGTGTTTGATCATAAGTATTAgaattatattttagatatatttaaattttattaattattggtAGAAGCTAAATATAATTGTGGAATTTCTCTAATAATTTCATAGTTACTTTTAAACTCTTTTTTGCtattattattgtaatatttTCATTTGATATTTTGGTCTCCTTAAAATTGTTCAAACTTAATATACAAACTTAATATACAGTTCGATGAATGACATCTGTAAACaagttaaatataaattaaaaatatctcttGTATACTCGCTTTGTCAATTATGACTATATTTATACATCATGCTATAGATATATTTTGATTATTATACACACAAATTTATTCTTCTAATCTTCTCACTATACATgttaatttgtataaaatataatataaaatttattcatacatcttaattttaattacttcaaaattaatataattttacgtaaaataaattttaatattaattttaattttttttaaaattgtacatatataaattttttattttttaaatcacatgataatatttatttttaaatatattttattttatctataatAAGACACGTATGATATTTATTTCATTTCAAGACTGCTTTTACTTTGATAAAATGATAAGCATTAAGAAcaatgtgaatttttttttttaaaatatgatctCTGTATATGTTAAAATTTCATTGCCGCCAATAACACAAGATTGGTCAGAGTTGTAAATGGCTTGGTATTGTGTAGATTATCTATAAAAACTAAATTTCTAGCTACACTgaagaattaattaattattattttattagaactATATTTCATATGCTTTACTAATTAATAATGTGAAtgctcaatttttttaaaataaaagaaatatttgaagattaaattttaatccaaaattttgcATATACCTTCTAAATAACTATTCAAATGTCCCTACAAAAAATTCAAATGCAGAAGtcgtttaataaaatataatttcccTATTTTgccacttatttaaaaaaaagtatgtTTCTTGTGAGGTTTTGAAAAATAGATTAGTCATTGAACCAAGTAAAACTAGAGATTCAATTGAAGTTTAGGGTTCAATCTAAATATCCCTTTCCCTATCTCTCTAATTTCCCCTTCCCTATAACAAATAAGCATAAGAATCACATACTCCTCTATTTAATAAAAAGATTGTTACATGCAACTTatagtatatttattttattatgcaCAGTATATATAATAAGTAGTTTATAACttagtgtttttaattttttttaacataacttttaatattgtaaattaaaatgattagttgtaaatatttttaaagcgtGAATTAAACGTATGATGTAAGAGTATATAATATTTCCCCTATTATTATTTAGTTCGTTTTCAAACaaacattttaattaaaaatatcttgATACAACATATTGTACAAAtacaaatcttaaaaaaattatttaccttGCATGCACATGAGCTTTAATACTATATAAGATATTAAGTGacacaaatatattttttaaaaaaaaatatatacataatttattttaaaacaattttttttttcattatttttgtatcACTAGCTCTACTTTGTATCTTAAAACATCTCCGAATGAACCTAACATATATTGTGTTCATGTGCATGTGAACCACTACTAAATTAGCTTTCAAACAGGCCAGGGGCAAATCCTTACTCCAATTTATTTAAATCAATAAATATGGACCACAGGAAGATAACTGTAGAGGACCACTGCCAACAAGTCAACAGTTAAGTGAACACTGAAAAGCAAACAGAAGGATGGGGAATCTGATATACATGATTAATGGGAAAGGGGAAAGCCACATTATCCTTGTTTAGTTTGAATAGTTCAAGTAAGCCTTTATGTGTGAATAGAACAATGACATTCCAATTGCTATTGAACAAAATTAATAGCATAACATACCCCTTCTGCTATTCAAaagatttattttctgttttctaatTTTGATCTTTGTACAAAATTAATGATAGAGATGTTAGTGCATGTCAACCTCCACTCCAAATGACTTAGCTACTAAATTGGAACACAGGGATTATTAGTAATAAAGTAGTGTTTATTTAAAAGCTCCAAACAAGACAACTGAGTTTAAAGGAACATAAATGAGGTTCTTATTTCTTATGTCCTATAAAAACCAACAAAAAGCCAATAAAGTTACAATAATTACCAAGTTGGAAATGTTTCCAACAAGCAGAGCATTCGTTATTCTCTCAAAATATAtcaatcatttattttatttcaaaatagtCATCGtttttatcaaaacaaataaattgtatttaaaatttaaatataccaAAGTAATTATCAAACCAACAATTATTTTATAACAGGATAACCAACCAGCTAACATCCGCATTCCAGTTACATTTCaatcaataataaataaactaGGAGTATTATGATTATCAAGGACACAGAATATGAACGTCAAACAATGTAATAGCTGAcaatgcagcaaaaaaaaaaaaaaagagaaagaaactgAAATTCTATGGAAATGGATTAACGAGTCATAAATATAGTTGTACATAGGTGGTGCCAGCTTTTCTCTTACCGCAGTGGAAACTGTACGGCAACTGGATGTTTAACTTGAGCTTCCATTATCTTAGAAGGGTGGTAAACCCCATTCACTAGGGTTGAAATCCATCAATGAGTTTAAGACCAGATCTGCTATATCATGAAAAGACTTGTCCAGTCTTGGATCCGGAACCATAACAACAGACCTGCACGTAACAGAAAGAGATCAACATCAAGAATAAATTTAAATCTCTACTACTACATCAAATTGCACAATGTATCTATATTTATCGAAACAACATGCAACTGGATATTGATTTAGGCAATATATAGGAACAAGTAAACACCATCATCATTACATAGCGTTCAGAGGTACCCGTATCACATTGAATGCTATATTACCATCAGACAAAATTTTATATCCATTTTCTGTTAAGCATGAGGTTTGATTTGATCACTTTGCTTTTCATTTTTCAAATGATATTATTAGCCTGCTCATGAGGTAGACTTAGATTTAGTACTAAGTTCTTAACTTTTGAAACTAAATAGCGtaacataatttttaaaatattagagattATCCTGCTTGAAATTCCAACAATACCATGCAAGCCATTAGCCACCTCAAACTTTCAGAGCTAACAAATGAGGAGGATTTCAGTTCTTGGAATATTTATAGGTAAGAAATCAATTCATAATTAGGTAAATAATAACAGATTCCTACTTTGATAACAGAACAGTTGGGACGATCTATCAGACTCAACAGATCCATTTTTTCAGTGACTGCATCTGGTTGGCAGAACTTATCAGCTGCCTCTAAAAATTAGCTTAGTTTTCACTCAAACTTAAGCCATCATTAGAATATAAAAGATGGTGGAAGTGACATCCGCTAACTTGCTTCTGAACACTAATATTTACAATTCATAGTTTTCACTCCTAGGACATACTAAACATATTGCACAATGGTGTCGTGTATGTCTATACTAGAGATTAGAGAAAGAGGCAGAGAAAGATATGATCCTAATTTAAAGTGACATAAAGTCATTACAAAGACGCAATCTGTAATAACTGTTAGGATGAAGAACTTTTCCAACATATAAAGTATAAATTTGAATCATCCCAGACCACTGATATAAGACGTGTATGCTAAGCAAGCGATAATCCGACATATGGAACTGATAAATCTATCAACTTATATCTATTCTATTAAACATCGGCAAAtggttttgaaaacaaaatttatttagatgaaaaatgaaaatataagaaaagaACAGGGATATTTTTCAATGGCTCAATCTACTTACATCCCAGCATTTTTAGCTGCAAGAACTCCTGAAGGTGCATCTTCAAAAACAAGAATGTTGGAAGGATCTAACGGTCCACCCTGTTGACCAGCTGAACATTAACTACAACATCACCATATACGACTACTaactacagattttgaaataaaacaactaaaaaagcgAATCCCCAACACCAAGTTCAGATTAGGAAAAAGGAAAGTCAATTGTAACCATTCAATCTGCAGTCATTTTTGTGATCTGATAATTGTTAGGTATTCATAACATGGTAATTGGTATACCTCAAATCTCTTGGCTGCTGCAAGAAATACATCTGGAGATGGTTTGCCTTGTTTAACTTCAGGATCATCACCAAGAACAACATGATGCATCAAAGCAAAGAGTTCACCATGTCTTTGAGTTTTCAATTCAAAGTGTCGCTTGAGAGAACTGTACATTAAATTTCAATACTCCTTCCAAATAGATGCATGACAGAAAACAATCGCTTCTTTAAACATGAAAACAAAAACGACAAGAATCAGAAAAACATACCCAGTTGCCAAGGCAATCGGAACTCCTTTTGCATTTAAATGTCTGAGTAAACGATCAGCACCTATAACATGAAAACAGAAAACTGAGTAACCCTTGACAGCAGAGCTCTAATGATCTTAAATGGCAATTCAAGAATCCTAGTTTTCAAAGTATACCTGGCATGAGCTCACTTGTTGGGAACAATTCCTGAAGCATCTCCTCTCTCTCAACCAAAAACTGCTCGGCGCTAAGAGAATCGCTAATTCCACTCTCTTCAACGAAGATCCTAGCAGCTTCTATTGCTTTCCTTCCCATCATCTTGGCCTTGAGGCTCCAATCGAAAGTTTTGTTGTATCTGGCTAGTATCTTTTCCTGAACCTCAGTGTAGAACTTTTCCGTGTCTGCAAAAAAGCGTAATTCTCCATCATAATCATAAAATGCAGTTGTTGAATGCGTGACTTATGCAAGTAATAAGAGTGAACGAAGCTGGAGACAAATGGAGACTGGAGAGTATCACATACGAGTAGTGTATAGTAGAGAGAGGTACCAAGCAAGAGACCGTCCATGTCGAAAATGACATGGGTGATTTGTTTTCTGAGTGAATTGGCCATTGCGCTGCGAACAGAGAGATCTCTGATTGGGAAggaatattgaaatttgaaagagAGCAGAGAGCCCTGTTCCCCTCCACTCCAGGTTGCTGATGAATGATGGCAATCTCCATTGGCATATGTGGGCTTCTGTTACAAATTTTGGCAGAGTTGGGCTTTTTTTAGCCCATTATCACTACTTTAGTCCAAATTTAAATGCAGCTCTATTGCTTCAAAAATGGAGATTTTCCAATTCTCAGAGCAGCACCATTGCCCCCTCCCTCCTCAGTCCTCACAAAAAAAGATGAACCCTTTTTTACCTTTTTGTGAAGTTGTTGTTAGAGGGTACAAAAGGGCGTTCCAGCCAAGCTATTTGTCATTCTCCATCTTGCGTTTCGGCCCACTAGGAGGAtggttttttcactttttttgtcACATTCGTACATCATTTGAGTCATATACAATTTTCCAGGCCCAATAAAAAATATTGCAGaattacataaaataaaaaggaaaacacaaaatatttgtaaatttttCAATACAAATAAAATATTCCAAATATGTCATGTAAATATTGACTTGGCACTTGAGAATATTtatttaatcaatcatatcagtTGTACATTAAAATAAACTACCAAAATTAATTACTACTTTATTAGTCTAAAATctattattttgttatatattaCTAGTTATACAATTAAAATATACcatatattatttctttattataattgaaattaaatattattttttaaattaatgagtTCTcccctcttttttctttctttttctatctcaTTCCTTTACCTACTTTACCtttcttatatatcattatcaatatcaataactaattataaatttaacaatcaaaatgTGCACATAACATCATCTAAttgcaattaaaattaaaatattaaaatataactataatgTGCCACATGCCTTttctttattataattgaaattaaatctctctctctctcactctctctctctcatacttAATTTGGTCCTTAAACTTGTACGCGAATCTCAATTTAGTACCTGAAGTTTTAATTATCTTTCTTTAGTCTCCAAACTTTATAAACGTGATTCACGTTAGTTAGTAGGGATAATTTCGGCACAAAAACGTTAATGAAGTGATGACATGGACAACCAAATGTCATGCTGAAACTTGAAAACGACGTCATTTTTGTTTTAACgcttaagtgtgtgtttggattacagtttgtaaacgggagtttgtataaaattgattttgcaaacttgattttgataaaaagtaagtttgtattaaagtgatttatgtttggtaatttttgtatcaaaattgattataataaaataaatgttgtttggcttataccattcaaaatcacttttagataaaaaattactaaaataacctcaacttaaataatttttttatattatcctataattttaatttagatatttaaataaatcttattagttaattttataataaaattaatatttacttactaaaataaaaataacatataaaaatagataaaatatatttttaaataaaaataaaacaatataaattttataaatatataaaagaatatttaatcaaatatgttacatttttttaagtattaactAAGAatgttattttagtatttttttacatcgtattcttattctagtactctcaataatcttattcttaatattaatttagaatccaacgtttatgattttattattatctatgattaattttttatttaattttttttaatagaatcataatctatattataaaaaattacactaaaacatagtaaatgagaattacaattataaaagagagta
This window contains:
- the LOC112722698 gene encoding (DL)-glycerol-3-phosphatase 2 is translated as MANSLRKQITHVIFDMDGLLLDTEKFYTEVQEKILARYNKTFDWSLKAKMMGRKAIEAARIFVEESGISDSLSAEQFLVEREEMLQELFPTSELMPGADRLLRHLNAKGVPIALATGSLKRHFELKTQRHGELFALMHHVVLGDDPEVKQGKPSPDVFLAAAKRFEGGPLDPSNILVFEDAPSGVLAAKNAGMSVVMVPDPRLDKSFHDIADLVLNSLMDFNPSEWGLPPF